Sequence from the Drosophila subpulchrella strain 33 F10 #4 breed RU33 chromosome 3R, RU_Dsub_v1.1 Primary Assembly, whole genome shotgun sequence genome:
TGGCTATCACAGCTGTTTGCGTGATGATCGTTATTGTGGCGTTGCTGTGGTTTTGCTTGTTTGCAGCTCCTGCGATTGGAACTCCATTTGAGGGCATCTCTATGGGTGGGTACTCTATTTGTGATATACTTCAGGAATTACATTGTTTGCTTTTCCTAGAATTGCCTGGTTTCCTTACCATATTAAACAGCTATAGCATATTGGCCTTCCAGTTTGACATTCACCCTGTACTGCTGACACTTCAGATCGATATGAAGCACAAGTCCCAGGTGTCCTGGGCGGCCCTTATCGGAATTGCCAGTGAGTAGTTTAACTTATTCGATTCCAGGTTGATAATAATGTTGGTTATTCCACTTAGTAACTTGCAGCGTAGCAATTTTTGGATCCATAATTGCTGCCTATAAATTTGGATCGATGATAGCGAATAACCTACTGCAGTCTCTGCCCACCAGTGTCCCCTTCTACATTATGCTGATCCTAATGTCCCTGCAGCTTTGCTTCTCCGTCACGGTGGCCAGCTCTGCCATGTTCCTGCAGATCGAGAACTACTTCAAGTTGCCGGAGTGTAagtacaattattttttataccgACCTAGATAACGTTGTTATGATAAGAAATGTGCTCTTCGAATTATATCTAATTTAATATCTAAAGTACTATTTGTGGATTTGCatacaaaaaattaagttAATGAACTTAATGGTGTACTATGTGATAATATCTTAATGATATAAAAATCGtgaaatctttttttatttgtagTAAGATTAGATAACTAAAGTTAATGATCATTTTATCAAAGAATTTTGTTATACTGAAAATAGACTTTTAACGAGTTCCGTCATATTCCGTCTTTTTTGGGAACATTAATCTAAGTCAACTTTAGGTTTAAAGTAACCATCTAAGTACGTCATCTTTTAATCCTCAAATGAATCTTCCTTTGTAGCTCTCTCCATCAAACGCATGCTAATACGATCTTCAGTGCTGGCCTTGGAGGTCCTTGTGGCGGAGTTTGTGCCCAGTTTCGATGCTTTGATGGATGTGGTGGGTGGCACCATCACTGGACCGCTGGTCTTTATTCTTCCTCCCCTTTTGTACCGTCGTATCCGGCGGATGGAGCGTGTGCATCAGCGGATTGCGGCTGAGGCCAGCTATGGTAGTCTTCCATTGGATCTTAACTACGATCCTGTGGACCTGGAGATGGAGCCCCTGCTGATTACGAGTTCACCAATCTCCCCACGCGGATGCTGGCAGAGAATGGTGAGATTCTATCACCGCCTCGAGTGCGATGTCTCCTGCACCATGGCAGTGCTCATCTTCGGCCTGCTGGCCACCTTCCTGTCCACCTACCTGAACATCTTCAGCCTGGCCGATCTGTTCACCAACAACTCGCCCTGTATGAGCAATCTGACCAAGCACTTCTGATGATCATCGGGGTCTTTCCCCTCAATAAACCATacgtaaatattaaaaactctGCCAAGTTTGATTGCCGACCTTCGGCGGGTTCAAAAACCCAAGCTGCGGCTTCATCTTCATCTTTAATGCAGTGCTAAAGGTGTTTTGTATAACACAACctacaaatttaataaatctattatattacACCAAGACACGCAAGATGTTTCGAGTGTTGCTCGAGTGGCTGTTTAATTAGTTAAGCTTTATTAAAACATCGCCAAAGCCAAACTATTTGTCCGGGAATTGCACACGCGCATCATTTATCATCTTTTTCGGTTGCCCAGTAAATGTTTGCCTTTAAGTTTGCcaaatttatttaatcattCGGTATGCGTTGTATTTGTTGTTTGTATattgttatttgtttttttttttggtgccGGCCGTCTTGCTTTTGTTTTCGGTCAGTAATTTGAGACAAGATGAGACCGAGCTTCTCCCGGTGGAAAGTAAACAGGCTGATAACACCTTTCGCAGCCCTCTTTTGTACCTATTTGTATCTAAGCATCtatgtatctttgtatctgtATCCATGTATATTTGGCAGAAATGCCGGAGCAGCTTAGCTCAGGGTTTAAATTTAAACGCAGATGGAGATTCTTGGAGATTCTTCGCCTGATAcgcaaatttaatttattctttGGCATCTGCTTACCGCCATGCATGGCATggcttttttgtttatatttttttcctatTTGCGTATTCCTATATATAATATACGTAATATGAAGGCATACGATTTTTTCCCGGCATTCATTTCCGTCTTCCATAATACGTTTTTAAGCGCGTTCCATGTTCCATTCGGTCGGGAGATGACTCAAGGCATTGTGTTGATAACCTCCCCATCTAACCATCCAATGCAAAAACCGCACAGCGAACAACtggaattattatttatttttttccattCTCGGCGGTGGTGAgtgattatttattaaaattaataccCAATTGTTTGATAGGAACTGTACGGAACCGAACGGAACCAAATACATTCCGTTGTCGCGTCATCAGTCTGGCCACCTGTGGCTGTGCTGCGATTGGGATGCTTTTATTGGCTCGTTATTTTCAGTTGGCCCTTTGATTTTAATGACCAGGCCAAAAGGTACGCACTCAGCTATTCGCCCATTTTAATTGCGACGAACTTAGGGTTTACTACCTTtcggggttttttttttgcccccTTAACTTTTTCAGCCCATCTTGTTTATGCCTCAGCCTGGCCGTTTTTATCTTTTGTTTGCCACATTTCAATATGCAGAAGGTCTCGTTTGGCACGAACTCTGTGTTCCGCGGATGATTCACTGCAGGCTGGAGGCTAATACGAGTACTAAGAGTCTAAAGTATACACAAGTACTCGCCGTACCACTCGGACATGGATCCGTGGAGTTGCCAAGTGCAGCATAAGTCGTGCTAATTGATTATATCGCTGGGCCATTGACAAGCGTTTATGTATTTTatggatttatttattttgtctcCATTAACAAATTACACAAACATGCATAATTAATAGTTATTAAATTGGATATGCTCACCCAGGCCACCAAAGTGGCATTTTTGACGATAGAATGTTTTAAGTACTTATAAACTATGAAATTTTATGATGGTACTTGGTTACAAGTACTCAAGAAATAATTTGAACCCTTAAATATTTACAAGGGaatacatttttgtaaataaattaatgaaaatattCAAATGGAAACCAGATACCAAAAAGTAAAAAGCTTATaagaaaaaactaaaaaggtAGTAGCTTTGCtaagaacaataaaaaaaattaagatactATGCtgataaaaatgatattttattTGGCTATTATTAATATGATATAAGGGTCGGTAAAAATCGATTCCAAAATCTAGTGTTTCGCTTGTTTACTTGCTTAAAATCTACATTTGAAGACGAGAATGCTACTTAGGGTTATCTATGGTCATCTATATGACATTAATTTCTCTACTTTCGCAGATCTCCGGACAATTCTCGGCTGATTAAACATCTATTGAGCGTACGACAGAGTGTCGCCTTTTCTACTTGAGATCGAATTTCGATGGGGAGTTCGAAGAGCCGTCTTTGCCAATTTGGCTTGGGGCTTTTGGCTCGATCGACGGCTGTCAAAAACTGATTATACGGTGGCAATTTTCAAGTGGCCGGCACAAAGGCTTAACCCAGAATTTAATGATATTTAAATTGCAAGTTCCTTTGGCAAAAAGACCATATtggaaaaaaaccaaaatccaAAACACACATTGTCGAGTTTTTGAGAGTACGCACAACAAAAGGCAGAGAGCTTTGGGCATAAAATTTCACTTTTCATTTCCTATTGACCCCGATTGCCTGGACGCACTTCTTTCTAATTTTTGCTACCCCATCCCAAAATTCTTCTGAAGTGCCCGCAGTTCTCCGAGGTTTTCGCTCCCTACTCTTCTCCTAATCGAATTTCGGATCTTTCGTGTTGGTTCGATCGATCGAACTGTAACGTCTTTCAAATGGCCATTTATGGCTGATTCTGCTGGTTTTGGCCGCCGGTTGCTTTCTGCATCAATTGAATACTCATTAGGCACACTCACACTTGCAGATCGAGGTGCCCAGATTCGGTTTCTCGTGGCGAGTGATGACTTTTTGATTTCGCCCAGAATCGGCACAAAGTGTTTTTCAAGTCTTTTGCGAGCTTTTCTCCCCgaatttactttttatatattttttgtactATATATTTTCAACTACTGCATTGTTTTGCATGTTGATTTGCTTATCAGACATGTCCCGCGGCCAATCTTAGTGATTTCTGAAAGAAAATCTATTTTTACCTATGTCAGTAAGGTATAATTTGCATTTCAAACAGGTAATACCGAGTTATACAAACTTAAACTAAACATCTAATACCTAAACCTATTTTTTCCCTTTGATTGTATTTGACCAACATTTTTTActgccaaaaataaacattcCTAGAACGCACAGATAACTAGTTCTTTTGTTTATATCACTACCAGCTTAGCACCTTTAGAAAAAGAATAAGGTAAACAATTGAAATTAacataaaacgcatttttacataataaatgaaataatatgCTAAGGCGttaataatattgtttaaaaataaatcgatGACGCTATAAATGATCAACTCTTAGACAATACAAATTGTTTGCTAATAGACATGGTCAGCGTAGACGGGGGATTTGTGGAGATGGAGGTGGTCTAAAGCGGGGGGGCGGGGGACAGAGACGAGTCTATCTAGGGGCTAGAGATTCACATCGCTTTATTCacataaattataatatttggCGAGCACAAAAACGTGAGccataacaacaacaaaagcagcAGAGGCAACGACTACAAATCGAGACTCGATaataagcaaataaattataattatacaCAAGTTCAATAAATGTACAGCCAAGGACGTTGAAGGCCATTCAACGATTGTGTTTTGGGGGTTGTACGGAACCGACGACGACTAACCCTCCCAAAGTCGAGACCCCCGCTCCACTCCACTGCCCCCCGGTAGCCATCATCAGCCACCtgctcctccgcctcctcATCCTCCGATGGTGCCTCTTCCTCAAGCTCATCGACATGCTAATCAAGCCGCACAGGCATTAACTCAGATTGATGCTGGCCCATAAATATGTATGCTCCCGTAGGTGGGGGGGTTTGGGTGGCTTTATAGCCATATAGCCTTATAGCCAACTATGGGCTGCAAGGCCGCAGCCAAACTGTAAAAAGCTTGCAGCTCATTACCATTAGCCGATCGCAGTGGAGTCGCCTGTTGCTCCTGCGTTTGCAGCCACTGGCATCCTCAGTTTATTGTCTAAAAATAAACGCCAGCCAACTTGGACAACTTGGCTTAGTTCGGCCCGGCTAAGAGCATGAATCTTGGCCAGAACCACTAGCTCAACCTGAGCCCGAGTTCTTCCTGCTTTACGTTCGtgtgtattttgttttattattattaattagtaCGGCATCGGGTGAAGAATTTTTTGACAGGAATGCTGCACTGAAacaaatgttaatttttttttaagatttaacTTGCAGTGTAAACTATAAACTGTGctctaatttaaaaaatatatatttcgttAACTAAGTGTTTTATTTTGATCCTATGTACCACCTTTACAACATTGCAGATCATGGTCATATGGCACTCGCCCAAATTTgtaatttcttaattttagGTAGTACACATAAatgtataaaaacaatttttgagCTGTACATACATTTCTCTCTGGTTGATTTGATTAGTTTGACCAAATTTGCAAGTGCCTTAGaccattaatattttttttttttcaagtttTTTATTGTCACTAGATAATTAAGACTTATTTTTAGCCAAGCTATGAAAGGTTTACCTTAAGCATGTTTCTTGCTGTGTGAGCTGAAGAGGCCGAATCCTTGGCATGGGGTGTTGGCACTTTGGCGCCTCTCATCAAGGTTTCCAGACATCGGCTAGCAGCAGCTGCTGTCCCATCCTCAGTCCCGGCCGCATCCCCAGCATTTGGCCAAAGACAGCAGCCAATTAATTGGCATTGGCTGCCTCCCAACCCATGCccatataccatataccatataccatataccataCCCATACCATCTTAAACCGAGCCCTAAGCAGGGGAACCTGGCTTTAATGGCAACGCTTAGGAGATGCTATAAATAAAACAGCGAGTATAGGCCGGGCACTTGGTACCTCATTTCCATTGTCAATCTGCGGAAGACCAGACCCGCCAACCCCCAACTCCCAACTGCCGACAACAGACCCCAGAATCCCCTCTTTCCTAGTCTGCTCATTAAAGATCCAGAGAGCGGCGATCGGACAGCGTTGACTTTTTATTGATGCAATCAAAATGTGGCAAGGAACCAAAAACCTTTTAAGTGTCTTCAAAATGCAGCCAGCGGCAATTCCTCACTTCTCATTACCGGCCATGCCCTTCTAGGAATTGGTATGGGGGATATTGCTATTGGAATTGGAATTGGCGAAAAACCCAAAATGGTATATGGCCTTGTAGACCGGCTCCTCCAGCTCTATACGCTCTACGCACAGGATCCATAAAACCTATAAGATGAACTTAGCTCGGGCCAACTAATCAGATGCTGAGTGGCTGTTAATGATGGATACAGGAAACGCCAATTCTCTGGGTTAAGTGGTAACGATGAGCCACCATCATCATCGGAATGGCTTCTCGCCGAGATTGGTAGGAATGCCAAGACTAGAAGGAACTCTGCGATTTCTGATTCCGATTCTGTCTTTGATGACTATTTACCACGCCGCATTGAATCATAAAAGTACCTCGAAAAGCTTTCATTCTCACAGTTCCAATAAAAGTCCAGCTGCGGGCCTATCCCAATTTGAGACACTTTAGTGCGCAGCTGACCAGATTTATTGTCCCCAGTTTAGTCggtgatttattttaatatctaAGCCGCTGCCATTATGCGTACACCGCCCTATCTTCGGGGCCCACCACCGAGAGTGGGTatcaaatggaaatggaaatagaattggaCTTGGAATTAGAATTAGAATTGGAAGAAAGAACGGATCAGAACAGAGGAGAATGGGATGGCAATGGAGCACTTGACGTGAGTTTAACTGCCGCTACTTCATTTCGGGTTgaataaaacaataaacagAAGCGGCCAGGGACCGGGACTGGGCCTCTAAATTAAGCAGATTATTCATAACTTTAATAGTGCCGGAGAGTTTGCCCCGGAGAAGTTCGCGGTCCCCTTGCAGATGATTAGATAAAATGGCACTGAGGGAAAAGGCGTTTGAATGGGGAATAAAAAATGGgaactttaaattaaatacgTTTTGATGATAGATACTTTCGAATTCCAGTTTAATTTTGGCTACATACTTACtcataataatatttgtaGAATTATATTCGGACTATGTTGATTTGTatcaaatagttttttaaaaacaagttAGCCATTTAATACGTATTGTTAACTCCTAACTTTTAAAACCATTTCCTGTGATCTTAACTATTTCTTCAAGTGCTCATTGCCGCACGTTGACCGCGACGAACGACCCAGACTTAGGATTAGGCCCAGTAAAAGGGGAGGGGTATTTGGTAGTTGGCAGTTGTCAGTTGCTATTCGGTATTCGGTAGTATGTAGTTGTAGGGGGTTAGTAACCCTCGAGTGAGGAGTTCTCAGCACTggaattataattaaaagCGGAGGAGACACCGGCCGACTGGGGTCCATGGCTGAATTAGAGTTATGTTTCCTTAATGAGTGCCACTGCCGCCGAAAGAGTGACCGCTAAGCATCTTTCAATAGGGCCTGAGAAGAAGAGTTCGGGTTGCTGCTGGGGTTCACTGAACTTTTTGGCAACCGGCAACCGGCAACCGTAGATCTCCGACCCGGCCACTTTCCCAATTCCAATCCCAGTCCCAATTCCATGCCCGATCTGATCCCATGCCAGAAACTAAAAAACCAATCCACTGCACAAAACAGAACACTCGAAGCGGCGATAACGCCTCTAactgtaaaaatatttacagatTTCTGTGTTTTGCTTTGTTTTCCCCCTATTTTCGGGGCTTGTTCGCCGATGTTTGGGCCAagaaatttgcataaattttgattttacatTTGGAAATGCTGTGCAAATTGGGAGGTGCTTCTGAGGCTGCTGCCGGGTGGAGTGTTTACATAACACTAAAAGCCCGTTCTCATGAATGAACCGTAAAGCAAACAGCCCGGGGTTttctacacccaaaaaaatatatccatttcttataaactttaaaaaatgtgaagATTTTTTAAGGTATTTCTTGGACAAATTATTTATAGTTGTAAAATATTGGTAGGATATGTAGGATTTGattcttaaaatgtattatagTCTTATGTTATATAGTTCCAGTCATTGGAACTttctaagtttttttttgggatctGATAAATTACACAGATCTATTTTTGGTATCCCTATCATTAATTAAATCCATTGACACATGTCACGGCCAATCGATCATCGTTTTGGGTATTTTTTTTGCGTGCGCAAATTTGCATCAGTTTCGACGGGCGAGATTAATCAAAGGCGGTGGCACAGGTAGAGATCCACAGGTATAGAGCCCCTGGAACTTGGAACCTATAGCCCGGTAGCGTTTACGCTCAATTACTCAGACCCTCTGACATATTTACTCAACAGGCCACAGAGATGCGTCGTCGTCGCCCCCGAGGCGTTCTAATCAAAAACTTGAAGGTATTCGGGATTTGGGGCGCCGTCGTCATTTGGGCGTCTGCGTGAGCCATTTGTGTGCCAATTGCCAACTGCTAAATGCCAAATAGCTTTGTGAAATTCCCCGTGTGGCCATAAATCAGCCGCGAGTGCCTCGAATCCGGCGACTGCCCGCTGTAATTGTCGCATTAGAAACGCCAGCAAAACGCGCGAATAAATCAACTAAGCCCAGAAAACGCCCAGCACCCAACACCCAACACCCACCGTACGTGTACGTAGGTCGCCCAGTTCTCAAGTATCACTTCTGTGTTACGAGTATCGCACTACCGTTCTACCGATTTAAATTTACATTTCTCTACATTAACACTTACCTATACACTCGAGAAAATGGTAGGCAAAGAGTTGTAACCGATAAAAGTAATCATCATAGGGGGGTACCTATAAGATAAATAGATATATCTTCGAGTTATAAACCCTAATCTAGAAAGATAGAAGATCCATATATTCTGGTTTCCATCCTAACTACCAAAACGTAAGGAaataatttaacaaaaataaattttttttccttttccatAAACCATGTTCTCTGATTTTCCAAGAAACCTTAGAGACTGCTTAGACCACATCAACAATATTCTATTCCACAAAATCTGCCAGCATTAACCCATTTACCTTAGGCTTTTTAGCAAAGTTAACCATCCTAGAACCCGGATGCAGAGAAGTAAACCTAATGATAACCCATTTTCTTTTGGGAAATAAATAGATCATGGCAACACGAAGTTGTTGATTTATTAACCTGGCTCatttataataagtaaacGCCCAAAAAAGAACTAAAAACGCAACTTTCTACGGTTTCGGGTTTTTgtgaaattgaattgaatagtACAAAAAGAAAGATACTTAAGTGGCATTTACGATTTAAACATTGGCTGTAAACCGTTTTATTTCTACCACATTTCCTAGGGGCTTTTCTCCAACTGTAGCTTTTGTTTTTATGGCTTTTTGGGGGGCGGTGGCGGTGGCGGGGGCGAAACGAGCATAAATGCCAACGCAGTCACGCCTCTTTTCAGTTGGCATAATTTGTCGCCCATTTGCGGCACTCTCGTAAATTTTGAAAGAGCTGCGCGTGCGCGAATGTCGCTCAATATGTGTGTCTATGTGCCTTACATTTTTCTTGCAGTGTGGGTGTGCACTGTACTGTATACAGTAGCCACTGCAGGGTGTGGTACTAATCACTAGCTATTCCAGTGCACTTCCGGCACTTCCGCCTTGAACTAAACATCATCGTTGTTACATGGCCAATTCCGAGTAAGCCATTAGCAGCGCCTCCAATCGACAACGGCGACCATCGACCATCAAAGATcgctgaaataaataaagcccGGCTCAATGCAAAGCAAATATGAGAAACGCTGGCCAAATTGCTTCGACAAGTATTTAAGTTTAATTGAATTTGACGAtttttgttgtctgctcgaATCGCCTTCTGCCAAACGCTTCAAGGCTGAAGTCTTCGATCTTCGATGCCGGGTCTTAGGGGCTCCGAGATAATCATCAGCGATCCCCGACTTTCCGACTTTTCGACTTCACCCAGACAATTAGTCAAAATAATATTCGGCTGGCCTATGTATGTACATTACGGGGCAATCTGCCAAATCTTCTTTGGCATCGGTGGTCTTACTCTAAAGTTCTGCTCGAACTCAAATTCGATTATGCAATCTTGGGTTGCAAGAATAACCAAGGTTTTAAAGAGCTTTCGTCTGGCTATTTCCGCTTGCCAGCTATTCAGAATTATAAACCAATCCGCTTTAGTGATTCAGAGATCGCTGATTATAGGGTACTTACTATCCTATCCACTTTCGTGACTTTGGGCTTGACAACCAACCAACTCTCGAAAAGCACTCATAAATCCAACTCCATAGTTATCAGTGAATTAGAATATCAAAGGCACGCAACCTGTGAAGATGAATTCTTTCTCCTAATGGGATCATAAATCTCTTTCGCGTTTTTATCTTTTGTGTGATCAAGAATGTCGATTGGGATCTGActaaacatctcattttagtttgaaaTATCTTGATAAAGCATTGCTAGAATTTTCCTTTACAATTCATGGCCGAACCACCTTATAGCTCTTGAATATTGTCTTATTATTAATATGAGTAACAGTTTTGCTTTTTGTTTCGGTTCTACCCGTCCGATTTAAGGTTCTAACTTGGCTAAAACCAAACCAGTTTTCATTTCCAACTTATTTTCGTTTGTTTCGCATCAGTCGTTTCTTTGCCAGCTCTCTAAGGTCTATTTCAAGGTTCAATGTCCGCATCACGTGAGTGCCTAATGGATATAGGTATATATGCCCAAGCTCCTTTCGATGTCATTAAAGGCTTAAGGAATTCCAATACTCGTAAACTGCAGGCGACTGCACTCAACATTTGATCCCACTTTCAGGACCGAATGCAAATCCAAATCCCCCTGAAGTGCCGCTGCTGTCAATTTCGGGATGGTATGATGGCCCATCTTCATTGTCAGGGTCGCGATCTTGGCCGCCTGAAAAGAGGAGAAACAAATGGCCATAAACAACTGAAACGAGACAAGAGTCAACAACATT
This genomic interval carries:
- the LOC119563312 gene encoding uncharacterized protein LOC119563312; protein product: MFFFRRQNAKPAPRPSRAPSFALPKRRPSVQLTPSHQHDQLPFLRRSRFSALPHFRAYEDEPENLSLFIAILYVVDLFGIFPFVTLPALMVKLGYFGILLVLSIIFLQIYTSFLLSQCWTMAEMLDPSIQQKRNYPYAALAELAYGPYMSLLVSVLLDLSIFAMAVPSVVMAAQNLEGVVLRMSAGQYNFSYCYWAIIVGLVICPLMWLGSPKHMRSLAITAVCVMIVIVALLWFCLFAAPAIGTPFEGISMELPGFLTILNSYSILAFQFDIHPVLLTLQIDMKHKSQVSWAALIGIAITCSVAIFGSIIAAYKFGSMIANNLLQSLPTSVPFYIMLILMSLQLCFSVTVASSAMFLQIENYFKLPESLSIKRMLIRSSVLALEVLVAEFVPSFDALMDVVGGTITGPLVFILPPLLYRRIRRMERVHQRIAAEASYGSLPLDLNYDPVDLEMEPLLITSSPISPRGCWQRMVRFYHRLECDVSCTMAVLIFGLLATFLSTYLNIFSLADLFTNNSPCMSNLTKHF